The Pseudomonadota bacterium genome window below encodes:
- a CDS encoding nitronate monooxygenase, which yields MGNRFTERFGVTHPIVQAGMSWASSNVALPAAVSNAGGLGVLAAGPMFVDDFREALRSLKLATDVPFAVNVPLYRPQADEILDIVLEEGAPILIASQGGPSKYLARFQGAGVKCIHVVASERHAQKANDAGVDGLIVVGAEAGGHPPPA from the coding sequence ATGGGCAACCGCTTCACAGAGAGATTTGGCGTCACCCACCCGATCGTCCAGGCGGGCATGAGCTGGGCTTCCTCGAACGTGGCCTTGCCAGCCGCGGTCTCGAACGCGGGCGGCCTGGGCGTGCTCGCCGCGGGGCCTATGTTCGTCGATGACTTCCGCGAAGCCCTGCGCAGCCTGAAGCTGGCAACGGACGTGCCCTTCGCCGTCAACGTCCCGCTCTACCGGCCCCAGGCCGACGAGATCCTCGACATCGTGCTGGAGGAAGGCGCGCCCATCCTGATCGCCTCGCAAGGCGGCCCCAGCAAGTATCTCGCCCGCTTCCAAGGCGCCGGGGTGAAATGCATCCATGTCGTCGCATCGGAACGCCACGCGCAAAAAGCAAACGATGCCGGCGTCGACGGCCTGATCGTCGTGGGTGCGGAAGCCGGAGGGCACCCGCCGCCGGC